aacttttagaaaagtttaccttgaaaaattgccggaaatcttgactGGGAAGTTggccgaaagtcgccggaaaagtgttgaccggccgttgaccggggtgctgacgtggccattcggtgctgacgtggcagatccGGTTGATGACGTGGCAGCTGATTGGACTCCTGCGtgtatgctgacgtggcaggggaTTCTTCGGCTTGGCGGCTCGGCTATTTCACTTGGGCTTCGCTGGGGCCTGCTGCACGTGGGCTGGGCTTGGGCTTCAgcagtttgggcttgggctgcacATGTatctttcttttccctttttttttcttttctgccggttcagatGTGCTTGAcgccggtggccggttcagttgaattttggccggttccggtggtgaaGTTTCCGGTTCTGGGTTTCTGGGGTGGAGATTCTGCAGGTGGCCGAATATGGCggcaggaggtggtgaggaaggctttgaaccTGGCAGAGGGACTTTtgctacttccggtggccggttcggtggtttgtAGGCCGATTCTGGACtgctggagttgagatcttaaaggtgggcggcggtagtttctgggatttgaaggctacgaatttaagatttcagggttagggctcgtgctaataacgtgttttaggaaattagaaattgagagataatcgctgtgtattctcattgataataggggcctctttatatagaggattacaatgcatagagttacaatcatacaaggaaagagaatctctagattcttctaattgaaccctattaccactaggtcaagtaacctagagtttggattaaacacaaatagggatatccttaaacagagcataatttatcttttttttttctttttttttttagttgaaaagGTAATTCATTATGCAATTaagcaagcagtacaataatAACTTGCCCATAGGactattagaagaaaaaagtcATTACATAGAGCACACTATACTAGCACACCCACCTTTTTTGGTTAAGCGCAAAAACAAGAAACTAAGTTGCCCcaagaataaataaaattaaccaaTAAGCAACTAGTATCTTGTCGATTTTTTctactcaaaaaaagaaaaaagacccAACACCTTTTTATAAAAAAGAATGCATGCccaaaagtaaaacaaaaaaaaaagttatagcCTAAACAGGCCCAAAACCACACCCAGAAAAGGCCCGAATCCCAATATGGTGCCCAATATCCCCACCAGAGAAAAACCCTAGCCAaatcttatttattttaaaaattactGATATAGGATAATTTTTGGCCTAAgatatttttatataatattgaGTCGGAATGGAGGCTCTAACTGAGGCACCCGCCTCCATTCACGAAggttagaggtggcaaacgggccggctcGGCCCGACCGGGCCCATTTTAAGCAGGCCTAGTcttgcttcgtgccgtgcttggatcggtccatttattatcgtgccggtaGAGATGGCAAACGGGCAGGCCCGACACATTTTAAGCAGGCCTAGttgtgcttcgtgccgtgcttgggatataatgttttatttcactattttgacaatatagagaaatagcattggtggaattgtcatgagattttaaataaagaggtataatattcaaatctcatcattgtggtttttaaatatttttaaaaacaaaatgaaattttgtgtttgtaaccggccggcccacaatatgtcatTCTCGGGCCGTGCAGGGCGCATTACGGGCTCGGACCTAGCTGGGCTACTAACGGACTTGGGCCGTGTCGGGCCTCTTTTAAGcttgccgtgctcgtgcttagcgtCCCGTTTGTCACCTTTAACGAAGGTCAATGAAATTTTACTATTCAACAGTTCAACCTAAATTCCGGACCCAAAAATAGTTTTCTTCATGATGAGTTTTGAAAGCTCCATTTTAGGAAAGGAGGCAAGGAAACCAAAGAAACAGACCCCCACTTACTCCAACTTTTCATTGCAATGATGAGGTGAATAATATTCGcacaattatttatttatcttttgcTTGTTCTTAATTTTGCCCCACTTTCAACGTGGTATTGTCATTATTCATGTAGGCTGCTTCAGTCATACTGTCACTGCTAATACCAAGCTATTCTCACATGTCTTTAATCTATGTCACATCTTTCCACAATCTTTCAACAATCTTCATCTTGATGAGATTCTAGTTACATCCTTCAAGTACCATCTTACGATGCAGGCAATAATCCAAAGGCGAGAACTCCGTAAATTACAAAATTGATTGTGCGTATATATCTTCATGTCATGACCACACCTTTATCCATAATTACATAAATAGATATAAtatagagtttttctattagaacctccaaatttactcacttaacCTCCtatactttttacacctcctatcaactTTGCAagtactaaatttactcactaaaccacactaaagttcctcaaataatctCATTCCtgtaatttgcaaacaaactattatgtctaaaataaaaaacttagtcattaattttaatgatttaattactctataaatcataattacatatacaatccttaatcagataacataaatctctttttcaataaaagaaaatcaaacacaaaggtattgagtttcaaaaattaatttctaatcaacaagaaaataacatgaactattatgtgggttttttttttctgttttagctgtgcaaaaaaaaaagatttattcaaaaaaaaaaagattagccattttttcttaatgtttattttattttccctattttctgtatctcatgattaattatttaaatatttatttagttttttttaattactagctcattttttatttttttacaaatataatgtatagacttagatttaggtcataatatgatttattttgttttctctcacCAATATGAGTTCAATACGTATAtcgtacatttttatgtcacatttttttttagagtaatagtcaaccattttattgataataaacataagaaaaattacaacttatagatgtagaaactacatcaagATATAAAATAACAAGAGAAATACTAGATGCAACAAAGCATCGGAACTACAACCTAGCAAGGGTACGAagggatgcaattaagcatttgataAGGCACCAGACAGAGTCCGGGCTATGTAAAATAGTACCAATAGTATGGTTGACCATACTTCCACGCAAAGATATACGTcgaatagagggtaaccttctatcaaggtAACTGCCGGTAGTGTGACCAACCTTGGCTACTCCACACAAATTAATGCACTGAATAGAGAGTAATCTTCTACCTAAGTAACCAAATAAGCAATTCCAACATGCAGATAAATTTAGGGACCCAAAAAAGTCTCCCGGATTCCAAATGCGAACCCTAACAGGTTCGGGCTCATTCACCAGCTGCCAAGCCCCAAGAAGGGAGACCCATCCCAAAGCCCTACTTGAGCAACCCAACAGAATAGAGGCCCAAGCCCACCAGGGTTTTGGGCACCCAAAGCCTCTCTGGGCATCCACCTTCATCTCGGCCCCGACAGCTGCTCCACCACCCGTCGTCGGAGAAGGTATAACTCGGTCCCACCAACAAGACTCCACCCACCTCCACCACTAGATGTAGCGCATGTCCAGCCCACTGTGCCGCCGCGCCTCCATACCAATTGCACCCGGATCAAACCACAACACTGCCGTCGCTCGTCGGAAGAAAGAGACGACGCTCCACTCAAAAGGAATCCGCTGAAAACCACCAGACCAAACCGCCCTTGCGACACAGATCGGATCCAGACACCTACCGTCGAGGAACGCCTTCAACCTCCCACGTTTGGGTCGTAACCTACCCGCATCGAAAGGAATGATCAGACGCTTCTCCAAGCAAAGCGTAGAAGCTCTTCCACTAGTGGTCGATTGTGAAGGCAAAGCCAACGCCGCGACCCACTAATGCACTAGCCACGATTGCTCCGAGAACCTCAGAGGATGGTAAGAGACGGCCACAGCCGCATTCGTTGGAGACTCCACCGAAGATGATGCTGAAATACTCCACCGTTTAGGCTAAAGCGAGGTGCAGAAACACCAGGCCCGTGAGCGGCGCTCTCGTAGCcctagcagagctctgctaggtttcaTTCTACATTTTTATgccacatgatcttaatcatagttttaattcttattaaatatatatgaatactttaatgagtatgtagtgaaattggaaaatgaaaataataaggaatacaatttaatgttattgaattgaaaagtctagagaaaattaatataatatttctttggtataattattgtccttagtagtcattttataataaattatatatgtcatttaataattcaaaatagagtgaggtcaagtgagcaaatttggaggtcaaaaTAGAAACTCTTTATAATATAATGGCTCATTATGGACATGGGGGAAGCGAAACCTCTCTCCATCTAGGGTTTCGGTCTAGCAGCGACGCCACCATCCCGGTTGGTTTTCGTTGTGCCTAGCGACGTTCGCCTTCGAGATTCTAGTTTGGAGGATTGCGTCTCCCTGGGCGAGAAGAAGTCTTCTTTGAAACTGATTCTGGGTTCCGGCAGATCGATCTCTTCTTGGGTCGGGTCATCTACAGGTTTCCAGTGCAGCGGAATCGGGGCTCGGATTGGGTGTTTACTACCTCCGGCACTATTTTGTTCAGTGGGGCAGCTGCTTGGTCTGCAGAGATGAGGCACCTTTGAGCCGGAAGGCAAGGCATGCACCTCTGGTGATCAAGGAAGCATCAAGGTCGACGCGCATCAGTCTTTTGCCGGATTGATGGAGTGATGGAACTGCAGGCCGCGAGAGGGATGGATGGCGGTAGAGGAAGCCTAGCTAATAGAGGCTAGGGCTGCTGTTGTCTCTGCTCGGGTCTGggcttgggcttttgggcctggACTTGAATTTGGGTTGATGGGCTCTTTTCCATCTGCTGGGATTTGGGCTTGGTTTTTAGAGCCTGGGCTCGAGCTCAAGCTTGGGTTAGTTGAGTTTGTTGCGGTTGCTTCGGATAAGATGAGCAAGACTAACCTGTTGCAGAGGTTGTTGGCTCCCGAAAAGGCCGAGGACGGTGCTGGCTCCAACCCTAAGGGGAAGGAACTAGCATTTTTCTAGGTCTCTGCTGTTAGACATCTGGTTACAAGCCTTCTTAAGTTAGAGTAATCTCTATGAGCtttttctaagatgtttctagttgtattTGTACCACAGTCGCGTgttggcagattagactagatgaatgatttttccttagAATAGTGAGGTTGTCTTGCTTGCTTAGACTTGCTATTCAGCGAGCGTCCTTTTAGACTCTAATGAGTTTAGTTTGGCTTAGATTAGGGCTGGGCATATAAAACCGAAGTACCGAACCCGTCCCGAGCCCGTACCGAAAACAACTAAAACGGGCCGGTACtgaaaatataaaaattacTGTTGGGCCCGTACCGTACCGTACCGAATAAACGGGACGAGCCTCGGTTCTTATTTTTAAGTCCCGTTTTGGGCCCGGCCCGTACCGAtttatatgaatatatatatatatatatataatatctatAATATATATTATCTTACCCTTACCCTCCCACGTCCCACATCCCACGACCCACccactttcttctttcttttctatcttATCTCTCTCTATCCCACCTCTCTGTGGCTGTCTCTCCCTCACCCTTTTATCCTTTATTCCTCTTGGTTTCTTCTCTTCGTCTTCACCTCTCTGtggctctctctccccctctttgttcttcctctctctctctctccccctcttcGTCTTCACCTCTCTGtggctctctctccctcacccTTTCTTTCCTCACCCTTTATTCAACTTCTCTTTTTCAAAGACATCACCACCACACCACTGCACTCCGGCATCCTCGGCCCACCGCCATCTTCGGTTAACCTCGGTGGCACCACAATCGTCGCACCACCCACAAGGAACGCCCTCCAGATCTGTTccaattgattttaattttttttttttaatatctggGTTTTGTCAATTTGTGCATGTTCTACGAAAGAAATTGTATCTACAATTATGCAgggtaattttaattttttcttttcttgagatCCAGGTTTGTAAAAGTTGAGATCGGGGTTTGTAAAAATTGATATTtgagttgtatatggatttcgaTAGTCTGCCTTTCTAAATCGGTGTTTGgttgctttgtttttgtttagttgGTTGTAATTCATGGATAGAGCCAACCTAGAGCCTTCCAGAGTTCCAGATGCTCGCTCGAGAGCATgctcatttttttcatttaaaaaaaaaaaaagaagcttaaGTGCCGAACCCGACCCGGGCCCGTACCGAACCTGTTCGGTTTCGGTACCGTCGGTACCAACTTTGGAAAATCAAAATCCCGTCCCGACCCGTACCGAAATATTTTTTCGGGATTGGGCTCGGTATCACTCAGTAACCGGCCcgtcccggcccgtgcccagccctagcttagataggttatctggatttctgaattttcttatgtaagttctgttagatcCTAGTCTGTTCTCATGGCTTGATTACTAATGAAATGAATTCCTATtcaaactaataataataatggctCATTATGTGAGGTTCTCTTTCTTATAAATAGgttgatcattttttttttattatgaaatctcgaaaaaaaataagcaaaaattattgaaggaaaaaaatagaATACAATGACCGCATATGAGAGTCACAACGAGAAAACATCAGTGAAAacgaaaataaggaaaatctgATATCTCTATTACAAAGAGATGAGGCAAATGGAGGAGTAGAGTGCCAGCATATAAAATCAGTAGAAGATAATGTTGtcacaaacaaaaaacagaatCAATCAATCATAATCAACAGAAACACATCATTCATACATGCAAGTAATCAATGATCAAGTACAACATATATATACTAATATGAACATGAATAAGGACATAGAATGCTAAACTTGTTCATTCATTTGGACTGCCATTGAGGATGAGCTGAAGCTAAAAGGAAGAAGTTTAAAGGAAGCCTTTTGTGAAGCACTCAAAAAATGTGAAAGCCTATATGGAATAGCTACTATATTTCAACGTGTTTAGAGTGAACGTACACAAGGACCTTCTTTCATAGTGCATTCAGGATAAGTCAAGCTCAGTTCCAACAAAGAGTTTGAGTTCCAATCCAAGTATACATAATTTGAATATCTCTACATAAATTGATGTACAAGATAATCATATGTATTCCATATACTTATCCAAACTGTTAAATAGGATAAATATTACATGGTTAATATgttttagggttaaatactggttactaccgaAATCAATTTAGTTTctggactttcaatttcatcaaaaacacccctaccTTTTCAAATCTCGTCTAATAGGTCATTTTGTCAATCATCCATCAACTGAAGCCGTTAACTCACTGCCGTTGCAAGCCATGTTAGATCCTGTGGGCCCCACCTATAAGCAAAATTCTCAAATTGTCCCCGGCTCTTATTTGACCCAAAAATTTGCAATCTACTTTATCATGAACACATAAATGCCATAATCCAAACTTTCAAACTATTAAATGACAACACATGCACCAAAATCCAAATCTGCAACCTAGTTTTTCATGAACACATCAATACCTTAATCCAAACTTGCAAACAACTTTTTCATGAATGTCGTATTAAGCAATAGATCAAATGAGACAAAAATCAAAGTTGAATAGAAAAAGCATTTTTATGGAAGTACCAAAACtattgttttctattttgttcTTTGAAGCATGTTTCTAGAACTTAACACCTTCTATATCCTAAACCAAATATCtcattataaacaaaaacttaAACCCAGTTCTTAACCCAAACATACTGACACCCTAATCTCAaaccttttttttccttatttgaaATTTCGAACCCTAAATTTAGTTGACTACTTTGTCATAGCAAAACCCAGTTCCATTCCGTCATGAATTATGAAAACAAAGCTTTGAATCCTACTCTACCAGTTTCATCATGGAttctcaaaacccaaaatccactttgaattcttcttctttttcaactaAGCATTTCTTCCATTCAATCTAAGTCGAATCCCTGAACCCGAAACAAATCTAAAACCCTACTCAAACCCAACACCAGCTTTGAATCTCTTTAATTCCAAgctcaaaccctaaacccaatttcaaaattttgaaaccctaaagccgaAACCCTTTGAACCAATTTAGAAGATTTGAAACCataatccaaaaccctaaacacCGAACTCACTGTAATGAGGGATTTCATCTCCGCCCTTCGTTTTTCTGGGTATCTAAATATCGTTCTCATTGCCAACCATGTCAAAATATTTTTCAAATCAACCGACACGCATTCGTTTCTTCATCCCTTCAATCAGAAACTCTCAAATTTGTGGGTCTCACTTCGTTCAAAGCAAGAGGAttaggtttcaatttttttcgaaTTGGGATTGTGTTACGGGATGGGATAACATCGTGAAATTGGAGAACCCATACAGAATAGGGATAGGgacaattttgaaattttgcctAATAGGTGGGGGCCACATGATTTGTCGTGGCATCCCGCGTTAGCGAGTTAACTACTTCAGTTGACGGATGATTAACAGAATAACCTATTAGACGAGATATGATAACGTATGagtgtttttaatgaaattaaaAGTACAGAGTAGTAGATAATATTTAATCCTATGTTTTATTAAGCTCACACTATTTATTCTACTTTTGTACAAGTGAAAATTTTACATTAGAATTCACTGCTTTGTAGTTTACCCAATTGAAATTTCAAAGAAACTCTGTTGAAGCTCACTACTATGTTGATTTTTTGGTatgaaattgaattcttttaaaGAAACCAGAATTTTCCTCTCGCTCCTTCACGCTCATTTCAATCCTCAGGAGCTCATTCGTCATCAATTCTTCTCTAGTTTCTGATCTCTAACCTGGTACTGAGGGAGTTGGTGGTGGTTATGAACTTATGATGGCGTCAAGGGACATTACGGCCAGGCAGACGACAGTGAAGAAGATTGAGTTAGGGAATAGGAGGATGATGATGTTTCCTTCCAGGATGCCCATGTCGGAGAGAGACAAGGAGACAGAATTGACGGCGCGCCAAAGTTGGGCAACGGTGAGGTGACGGCCCGTGGAGGCGTCGATGAAGACTATGTGGTTGCAGTGGGCATAAGAGGAGTGTTTCCATGGTCGCATCTCACCGATGAATCTTGACGTAGAAgagtgtttgtttgtttcttcttcttcttttttctgggttgacagtACTTTGGTACTGATCTCGCAGAATCTTCTCCTATTCTCTgtttatgaaaattcatgttTTCATTTACAAAAttgttttctgggtttcttttgttctttttttgtctttgaGATTTTTGGGTCTGCTTGATTGTGGTTCAatccaaaaggaaaaagaaatcttgATAAAAGCTTTACATCAATATAGACAACTGTTCAATTTCTGTAGATGTGAGAAGTCAATGGTGTTCTATGGTTATGTGAGATCGTTCCAGGTGATAGAGATCGAAGAGGACTAACTTGTGGGGAGAAGAAGAGTAATATGAGAAGCAAATATGAGAGAAcatcagaaaatattaaaaaattaaaaattgtgtGCAAAATGTAAATTATGGTGTGTAAATTTcaccccatttttcaaacaccCATGGAATTATAAACTCAGCCAATATAGTTATGTTTTGGGTGGACAAGTTTCTCCTTGTTGACATATAAAAAAAGATACCAGCAATCTGCTAACACTAGTCAGATTGCTAAAATATCCCAAGTCACTGGCTAAACGAATGTGACGATAAGAACTGATTGGGAGAACCAATTGTCTTGAGAGTAGTGACATTTGCAAATAGTTGATGAGGCCCATACGAGATACCCCTCTATACAAAACACCCAAAAGTCCATCCTGTAGACAAAATTTGGCAAAAAGTTGCTTAGAAACTTCATGGGTCAGTTCATATCCCAGCTAGCTTTAACCTTTTTTCACTCCACTTAGAAAAAGACATTCCTAGGAGCCTTTTCTTCATAGCTTCAAGACAATTATAGTTGTTTAGTCCCATTTATATAATGCCTATAGCTGGCAAAACCCATTTAGTCTAATCTACAAGGAGAAGCAGACAAATGGGTGAAGAGGTCAATGCAATTCATGCCTCTTCTTCAACCTTGCCTTCTGTTTTTCTTGTAGAAAACAAAACAGCAGAAAAACACACATCATTTTCCCCTATATATGAATCTAACACTTGCACTACAAATGGCTTCAATTTTCCTCTTTATAGATCTTTGTTCGCTAGTTGGATTAGTTTATCATTAACTCGAGATTTTCTTTAAGCACATTTCCCCCCTCACTACCGCACAAGTCTTAATCCAAATTGTTGTCAATAATTGAAACCCACCTCCCATGTTATAAAACAAACAGAGATTTCAAAACTACAATTATATTATTGCTATGATAATTAAAATTATGGGTTTAGACACATAATTATTTTAAAAAGTAGCAATACTTTATAAACCATGACAATTATCATGTTAGGTGTGCCATTTTGCAGTGCCTCATATAAGTTATGATGCAACTGCTTACGCCAatgataatatatatttttgctTCAATTGTATAATATTGCTGGTTCTGTACATAATATACTGAAGACTGAGATTGGGATTAACATCAAGTCGTTTTTAATCTTTAAACTCTAGGTAGAAGAtgataatattcacaaaggaaCCAAGTTGAAATGATTAAGACTATGGAAGAAGAACAATGCATAATTACAAAACAACTTGGACATACTTGTCTTTCAGATTCTCAAAAGATGGatgagattttttgtttttgttttgatatcTCCATGCCATGAGTGCAGTTAAAGTGTACTTGCTACCTAGACATACATCATTTCCCTAAAAGCAATGCAAAAAAGGAAACTTCTTTTACCATGTACTGTCAGAAACATACCAACTCCAACCTCTTTTCTTTCATTCACAGAAGCCCAGTAGTCCAAAATCCTGAAGATCTTTAACCCATCCCCTCTATTCCCTTTACTTCTAGCTTCTTCCAAATCTTCTTTGATTTCACTCACAGTCAGCATCAGTAGTACATCATGACCTTTTCCTCTGTCTTGTTTTCATCAAACAAAAAGTTGTTGCAACCACCACTAGTAGTAGTGCTACTGCTAATTAACTGCTTGATCTCTTCAAGGCCATAATCTAATGGAGCCTGGTCATGATCAAGATCAAGACCAAGACCATTATCTGACACCATGATTTTCTGGTTGTTTGCTTCAGCACCATTATTGTAGAAGTAGTTTTGCAGACCCAACTGTACCTCACTATAACCAGTACCATAGCTCCCATCAGAAGAACTGCAGCTTGCTTCAGTAGTGGTACCCCCAAACATCAAGATGTTATCTTTGGCTTGATAATGTTGCGTCAAGGGTTGACTCACATAACTCTCTTGACCCACTTGAAGAGCAGCATTAGTAGTAGTATTGGTACTACTTAAAAGACTTGGTGAAAATGGAATATGGGATTCCAGATTAGCAGTACTGGTGAAAGACCTGGGTTGATGTGTGTAGTAAGTAGGAGTACTAGTGTTGTTGCTGCTTCTGTATGATGGTGGTGAAGATGATGAGGTTGAAGTTTGGTGATGAAGAAGAGATGAGAAGGTGGCGGAGTGGTGAGGAATTATGCCCATCATGGAATATTGGTTGAGTTTCTTCTTGAGCTTTGTGTTCCAGTAGTTCTTGATATCATTGTCGGTCCTTCCTGGCAATTGAGCTGCTATAATTGACCACCTACACTTTGAAAAATGTCATTTAAGTAATGATCCTTAAGAAGAATAATGTCACTGAGCACAAGAAACCATGAATGCAAATCATAAAAGATTCAGACTTGGCATGCATGCAATGAACCCAAGAATTTAAGCATATGGCATCTATTTTTGTACATATGTAACTTTCTCTAATTCCCCCACTCTTtccaataaataaattttttttttaaaaatcttTATAGTAGTAGATGTGAAAGATTAAGCAAGGAAAACCCagagaaaatatgaagaaaatgGGATTTAAGGAAAAGAACCAAAAGATGGTGAGAAAATTTGAAGGTACCTGCTTCCAATGCTAGCAAAGAGGTTGCAGATGATcttatcttcttcatcagaaaaTTCTCCATGTTTAATGTTGGGCCTGAGATAGTTAAGCCATCTTAATCTGCAACTTTTTCCACATCTCCTTAGACCTGCAGtcaatcacaaccaaagcccttaacTAATTGTCAGTAACAAGTTAAAAAGAAACACTGATCAAGATGATAAcatatgaaaagaaaagaagcaaaaagtTACCAGCTTTCTGTGGAAGAGCAATCCAATTCCCTCCGGTCCCATATTTTTCTATATACTCTTTAAGCTTTGCATCTTCTTCAGGTGACCATGGTCCTTTCTTCACATTATCCTTGTCACAGCAAGGAGCTCTCCCCATCTCTCTCTAGATCTCTCTGTAACTCTCtatccctctccctctccctctccttctCTGAGAAACCAAAAGACTCTTTCAAACCAGGCTTGTGGTGATGCACTTATGTGGAGGGTGAGTCTTTACCTTTATGTTTCATGAAGGACTTGGGTTTTGGTGAATTGGGgatattatttttttagggaTAGGAGAAGTCAAAGGACAGGCCTCTCCAATTTCAATCATATATCACTTTTCTAACCCCTCTTCTTGTTTCATTAGCTATGACCCTAAAGTATATAGCCTATCAGAACTTTCCATTATAAACAATGAGACCTTCTCAGGTCTACTGGTCTAGGCCTTACTTGGTCTCTTCCGTCTGCTACACCACAAAGAAT
Above is a genomic segment from Rosa chinensis cultivar Old Blush chromosome 3, RchiOBHm-V2, whole genome shotgun sequence containing:
- the LOC112193023 gene encoding transcription factor RAX2, with the protein product MGRAPCCDKDNVKKGPWSPEEDAKLKEYIEKYGTGGNWIALPQKAGLRRCGKSCRLRWLNYLRPNIKHGEFSDEEDKIICNLFASIGSRWSIIAAQLPGRTDNDIKNYWNTKLKKKLNQYSMMGIIPHHSATFSSLLHHQTSTSSSSPPSYRSSNNTSTPTYYTHQPRSFTSTANLESHIPFSPSLLSSTNTTTNAALQVGQESYVSQPLTQHYQAKDNILMFGGTTTEASCSSSDGSYGTGYSEVQLGLQNYFYNNGAEANNQKIMVSDNGLGLDLDHDQAPLDYGLEEIKQLISSSTTTSGGCNNFLFDENKTEEKVMMYY